One Struthio camelus isolate bStrCam1 unplaced genomic scaffold, bStrCam1.hap1 HAP1_SCAFFOLD_218, whole genome shotgun sequence genomic region harbors:
- the LOC138064986 gene encoding olfactory receptor 14A16-like, with amino-acid sequence MSNSSSPKEFLLLAFADTRELQLLHFSLFLGIYLAALLANGLIITTVACDHHLHTPMYFFLLHLALLDLASISTTVPKSIANSLRDTRTISYLGCAAQVFLFFFTVGAECSLLTVMAYDRYVAICRPLHYGTLMGTRACVKMAAAAWVSGFLYALLHTVNTFSIPLCQGNVLDQFFCEVPQLLKLSCSQSYLREVGLIAVSIFLFSGCSLFIVLSYVQIFRAVLRMPSEQGRHKAFSMCLPHLAVVSLFVSTSFFAYLKPPSMSSPALDLVVAVVYSVVPPAVNPLIYSMRNKELKEALRK; translated from the coding sequence atgtccaacagcagctctcccaaagagttcctcctcctggcctttgcagacacacgggagctgcagctcttgcacttctcgctcttcctgggcatctacctggctgccctcctggccaacggcctcatcatcaccaccgtagcctgcgaccaccacctccacacccccatgtacttcttcctcctccacctcgccctcctcgacctggcctccatctctaccactgtccccaaatccatagccaactccctgagggacaccaggaccatttcctacttgggatgtgctgcccaggtcttcctatttttctttacagttggagctgagtgttctcttctcactgtcatggcctatgaccgctacgttgccatctgcagacccctgcactacgggaccctcatgggcaccagagcttgtgtcaagatggcagcagctgcctgggtcagtggttttctctatgctctcctgcacactgtaaatacattttccatacctctctgccaaggcaatgtcctggaccagttcttctgtgaggttccccaactcctcaagctctcctgctcacaatcctacctccgggaagtggggcttattgcggttagtatttttttattctctggttgttctcttttcattgtgctgtcctacgtgcagatcttcagagctgtgctgaggatgccctctgagcagggaaggcacaaagccttctccatgtgcctcccgcacctggccgtggtctccctctttgtcagcacctcattttttgcctacctgaagcccccctccatgtcctccccagctctggatctggtggtggctgttgtgtactcggtggtgcctccagcagtgaacccgctcatctacagcatgaggaacaaggagctcaaggaggccctgaggaaa
- the LOC138064987 gene encoding olfactory receptor 14J1-like: MSNSSFLNEFLLLTFADTRELQLLHFSLFLGIYLAALLANGLIITAVACDHRLHTPMYFLLHLALLDLASISTTVPKSMANSLRGTRAISYSGCAAQVFCFVFLLSAEYSLLTVMAYDRFVAICRPLHYGTLMDTRACVKMAAAAWASGFVSALLHTANTFSIPLCQDNVLDQFFCEIPQILKLSCSHSYLREVGLIVVSLLLFFGCFVFIVLSYVQIFRAVLRMPSEQGRHKAFSMCLPHLAVVSLFISTAVFAYLKPPSISSPALDLVVAILYWVVLPAVNPLLYSMRNKELKEALRKL; this comes from the coding sequence atgtccaacagcagcttcctcaatgagttcctcctcctgacttttgcagacacacgggagctgcagctcttgcacttctcgctcttcctgggcatctacctggctgccctcctggccaacggcctcatcatcacagctgtagcctgcgaccaccgcctccacacccccatgtacttcctcctccacctcgccctcctcgacctggcctccatctctaccactgtccccaaatccatggccaactccctgaggggcaccagggccatttcctactcgggatgtgctgcccaggtcttttgctttgtcttcttgttgtcagccgagtattctctcctcactgtcatggcctatgaccgctttgttgccatctgcagacccctgcactacgggaccctcatggacaccagagcttgtgtcaagatggcagcagctgcctgggccagtggttttgtcagtgctctgctgcacactgccaacacattttccattcctctctgccaagacaatgtcctggaccagttcttctgtgagattccccagatcctcaagctctcctgctcacactcctacctcagggaagttgggcttattgtggttagtcttttgttattctttggatgtttcgttttcattgtgctgtcctacgtgcagatcttcagagctgtgctgaggatgccctctgagcagggaaggcacaaagccttctccatgtgcctccctcacctggccgtggtctccctcttcatCAGTACTGCAGTGTTTGCCTActtgaagcccccctccatctcctccccagctctggatctggtggtggccaTTCTGTACTGGGTGGTGcttccagcagtgaaccccctcctctacagcatgaggaacaaggagctcaaggaggccctgaggaaactc
- the LOC138064985 gene encoding olfactory receptor 14J1-like has protein sequence MAYDRYVAICRPLHYGTLLGTTACVRMAAAAWASGFLNALLHTANTFSIPLCQGNVLDQFFCEIPHVLKLSCSHSYLREVGLNVVSACLFLGCFVFIVLSYVQIFRAVLRMPSEQGRHKTFSMCLPHLAVVSLFLSSGMFTYMKPPSMSSPALDLVVAVVYSVVPPAVNPLLYSMRNKELKNALRKLI, from the coding sequence atggcctacgaccgctacgttgccatctgcagacccctgcactacgggaccctcctgggcaccacagcttgtgtcaggatggcagcagccgcctgggccagtggttttctcaatgctctcctgcacactgccaacacattttccattcctctctgccaaggcaatgtcctggaccagttcttctgtgagattcctcatgttctcaagctctcctgctcacactcctacctcagggaagtggggctcAATGTGGTTAGTGCTTGTTTATTccttgggtgtttcgttttcattgtgctgtcctatgtgcagatcttcagagctgtgctgaggatgccctctgagcagggaaggcacaaaaccttctccatgtgcctcccacacctggccgtggtctccctgttcCTCAGCAGTGGCATGTTTACCTAcatgaagcccccctccatgtcctccccagctctggatctggtggtggctgttgtgtactcggtggtgcctccagcagtgaaccccctcctctacagcatgaggaacaaggagctcaagaatgcactgaggaaactgattTAA